The DNA region GGCTAAGATGGCTAATTGGGAACAATTATTTAGTCTTAATCATCGGCAATAAAGAGTCGTAATCTATGATCGTTAGTTAATACATCGGAATACTCATTTTTTAAGACCGCCATGGAGATTAAAACCGAGAATTATCAAGTTAGATATGATGAGACATCTCACAACATTGTTTTCGATGGTTCTCTACGTCTTAATGGCAGCGCAGAATACGCCTCAATTTTTGAGTTGCTTAATAACGTTGTTCAACAAGAACCAGAAAAAATTGTTTTAAATCTCAAAGAATTAAGTTTTCTAAATAGTTCGGGAATTAGCATTTTGTCCAAATTTGTGATCAACGTGCGCAAGCGTAAAAATATTCAGATGGTTGTAGTCGGCGCGAAAAAGAACCCCTGGCAGGGTAAATCTTTAAAGAATTTACAACGGCTAATGCCTTCTTTGAAGCTGGAGTTGGAATAATTAATCAGTAAC from Coleofasciculaceae cyanobacterium includes:
- a CDS encoding STAS domain-containing protein → MEIKTENYQVRYDETSHNIVFDGSLRLNGSAEYASIFELLNNVVQQEPEKIVLNLKELSFLNSSGISILSKFVINVRKRKNIQMVVVGAKKNPWQGKSLKNLQRLMPSLKLELE